Genomic window (Meiothermus sp. CFH 77666):
GCCATCACCGTACTGAACTTGGCTTTACCGCTTGGTGGGCTTACCTCATCATCGCCCTGAACCTCATCGCTGCTTCCCCAGACCTGTGTATAGCTGACATCGTTTTGTGACTAGCACCAGTGATTATCTAAGGCTACTGCCTCCTCCACCACCCCTAAGCTCTGCAATAACTGCCGGTTCATCTCATCCAGGTGACTTGCACGAAAGCGCTGATACATCCGGCTGAGGGTGCTGTAGTGAGGCACCTCTTCGAGTTCCAGTGCCTCCCTGAGTTCCTGGCTCATCCGCAAAAGCTCTTCAAAGTCACGGTAGCTCATCTTGAAGTAGAAGCACAACATAACGCAGGCGGCCAGTTGGGGGAGGGTGTATTTCTTGGGGCTATTGGGGTGGCTGTACTCGGGAAAGACCGTTTGGGTCTGGGCGTAGATGATTCGCGCAACCTGCAGGTGCAGGCTCGTTCGTGGCTGGGCTGCTTTACCCGCCCGGCAAGAAGGTCTTGGGGAGCGTTTATGACCCATCGGGCCCCATTATCACAAACCTTGCAACAGAGCAAGG
Coding sequences:
- a CDS encoding transposase — translated: MGHKRSPRPSCRAGKAAQPRTSLHLQVARIIYAQTQTVFPEYSHPNSPKKYTLPQLAACVMLCFYFKMSYRDFEELLRMSQELREALELEEVPHYSTLSRMYQRFRASHLDEMNRQLLQSLGVVEEAVALDNHWC